The following proteins come from a genomic window of Paenibacillus spongiae:
- the gndA gene encoding NADP-dependent phosphogluconate dehydrogenase, which yields MKKQQIGVVGLAVMGKNLALNIESKGFSVAVYNRSAAKTDELLAEAQGKDFVGTYSVEEFVQSLETPRKILIMVKAGQPTDDTINQLIPYLDQGDILIDGGNAYFPDTQRRNKDLQAQGFRFIGAGVSGGEEGALNGPAIMPGGQKDAYELVEPILTAISAKVNGDPCSTYIGADGAGHYVKMVHNGIEYGDMQLIGEAYHLLKDVLNLSTSQLHDIFTEWNNGELDSYLIEITADIFKKTDPDTGKPMVDVILDSAGQKGTGKWTSQSALDLGVPLSIITESVFARFISAMKEERVTASKQLKGPAASSYDGDPQQFIEAVRKALYTSKIASYAQGFAQMRAASDAYNWDLNYGSIAMIFRGGCIIRARFLQNIKDAYDRNPALSNLFLDEYFSQIVDNYQEAWRKVIAIAVSRGIPVPAFASALAYYDSYRTERLPANLLQAQRDYFGAHTFQRLDKEGSFHFQWMDNNEK from the coding sequence ATGAAGAAACAACAAATTGGCGTGGTCGGATTGGCCGTGATGGGTAAAAACCTGGCTTTGAATATCGAAAGCAAAGGGTTCTCGGTTGCAGTGTATAACCGTTCGGCTGCGAAAACAGATGAATTGTTGGCAGAAGCGCAAGGGAAAGATTTCGTTGGCACGTACAGCGTCGAAGAATTCGTCCAATCGCTTGAGACGCCGCGTAAAATCCTCATCATGGTCAAAGCGGGCCAACCTACGGACGATACCATTAATCAACTTATTCCGTACCTGGATCAAGGAGATATTCTGATCGACGGCGGCAACGCCTATTTCCCTGATACGCAGCGCAGAAACAAAGATCTTCAGGCTCAGGGCTTCCGCTTCATCGGCGCAGGCGTTTCCGGAGGCGAAGAGGGGGCATTGAACGGCCCTGCAATTATGCCAGGCGGGCAGAAAGACGCATACGAGCTGGTAGAACCGATCCTGACCGCCATCTCGGCCAAAGTGAACGGCGATCCATGCTCGACTTATATTGGAGCAGATGGCGCCGGCCATTATGTCAAAATGGTACACAACGGCATCGAATACGGGGATATGCAGCTCATTGGCGAAGCGTATCATCTGCTCAAGGATGTACTGAATTTGAGCACCAGTCAGCTGCATGACATTTTCACCGAATGGAACAATGGCGAACTGGATAGCTATTTAATCGAGATCACAGCCGATATTTTCAAGAAAACGGATCCAGATACGGGCAAACCGATGGTGGATGTCATTCTCGATTCGGCAGGGCAAAAAGGAACGGGCAAATGGACGAGCCAAAGTGCATTGGACTTAGGCGTTCCCTTGTCCATCATTACGGAATCGGTGTTTGCTCGGTTTATCTCCGCGATGAAAGAAGAACGCGTTACCGCCAGCAAGCAGCTGAAAGGTCCTGCGGCATCCAGCTATGACGGCGATCCGCAACAATTCATCGAGGCTGTTCGCAAGGCTTTGTATACGAGCAAAATCGCATCCTATGCGCAAGGCTTTGCGCAAATGAGAGCTGCTTCTGACGCGTATAACTGGGATTTGAACTATGGCAGCATTGCGATGATTTTCCGCGGAGGTTGTATTATCCGTGCAAGATTTCTGCAAAATATTAAGGATGCCTATGACCGCAATCCGGCTCTAAGCAACCTGTTCTTAGACGAATACTTCAGCCAGATCGTGGATAATTACCAGGAAGCATGGAGAAAGGTCATCGCGATTGCCGTATCCAGAGGAATTCCAGTCCCTGCATTTGCATCTGCTTTGGCTTATTACGACAGCTATCGAACAGAGAGGCTGCCAGCTAATTTACTGCAAGCGCAAAGGGATTATTTCGGAGCGCATACGTTCCAACGTCTTGATAAAGAGGGAAGCTTTCATTTCCAATGGATGGACAATAACGAAAAATAG
- a CDS encoding VOC family protein, which translates to MGRLLRFELQVPDPEQAIRFYSTCFNWKFDQIPGHDYWLITTGESDRPGIDGGLIKSPDGAVRTINSIEVDSVDDYLVKIEKNGGKVVVPKTSVPGMGYFAYCIDSQGLLFGVSEVDPGVR; encoded by the coding sequence ATGGGAAGATTATTGCGATTTGAACTGCAAGTTCCGGATCCGGAACAAGCGATCCGGTTTTATTCGACATGCTTTAATTGGAAATTCGATCAGATACCGGGACATGATTATTGGTTGATTACAACCGGTGAGAGCGATCGACCAGGGATAGACGGCGGATTAATAAAGTCTCCTGATGGAGCTGTACGAACCATCAATTCCATTGAGGTCGATTCCGTCGATGACTATCTTGTTAAAATCGAGAAGAACGGCGGGAAAGTAGTGGTACCTAAGACCTCTGTTCCCGGAATGGGATATTTCGCGTATTGCATCGATTCCCAAGGGCTGTTATTTGGAGTGTCCGAGGTAGATCCTGGAGTAAGATAA
- a CDS encoding LysR family transcriptional regulator, producing the protein MINYELYKVFYWAAKTGSLSKAAQSLYITQPSVSHAIKQLEESFGITLFYRNSKGVALTQEGATLYSYIEKSQILITLAEEKMASLKNLDSGELRIGGSDSLFKHYLLPYLESYRQKHPGIKLHLNHGTTPETIAFLKEGKIDLGVVRMPIVDSQLEVMKGIELQDCFVAGAQFAELKDKVLSLEMLLQYPIILFSRNSRVRMAITELFQSYGHQIKPEIEVGSVDLLIEFARKGLGISYITKEFIAKELEEGSLFEVKLDIQMPPSQVGFMIMRNMPLSNAASKFIEFVKFTDEI; encoded by the coding sequence ATGATCAATTACGAACTATACAAGGTTTTCTACTGGGCCGCGAAGACGGGAAGCTTGTCTAAGGCCGCACAATCGTTATACATCACCCAGCCAAGCGTCAGCCATGCCATCAAGCAGCTGGAAGAAAGCTTCGGCATCACCTTGTTCTACCGGAATTCCAAAGGCGTTGCCTTAACGCAGGAAGGCGCCACCCTTTATTCCTATATCGAGAAGTCTCAGATCCTAATCACGTTGGCGGAAGAAAAGATGGCGTCGCTTAAAAATTTGGACAGCGGCGAGCTGCGGATCGGCGGCAGCGATTCGTTATTCAAGCACTATCTGCTTCCTTACCTGGAGAGCTATCGTCAGAAGCATCCCGGCATCAAATTGCACTTGAATCATGGGACGACGCCCGAAACCATCGCATTCTTGAAAGAAGGCAAGATCGATCTGGGCGTCGTACGTATGCCAATCGTCGATTCCCAGCTGGAAGTGATGAAGGGTATTGAGCTTCAAGATTGCTTTGTAGCGGGAGCTCAATTTGCCGAACTAAAAGACAAGGTGCTCTCCCTGGAGATGCTGCTTCAGTACCCCATCATCCTATTCTCGCGTAATAGCCGGGTACGGATGGCCATCACGGAACTATTTCAAAGCTACGGTCATCAGATCAAGCCTGAAATCGAAGTCGGAAGCGTCGATCTTCTTATCGAGTTTGCACGGAAAGGCCTCGGAATTTCTTATATAACGAAAGAATTCATCGCCAAAGAACTGGAGGAAGGCTCCCTCTTCGAAGTTAAGTTAGACATCCAGATGCCCCCTTCCCAAGTGGGATTCATGATTATGCGCAACATGCCGCTGTCCAATGCGGCAAGCAAATTTATTGAGTTCGTGAAATTCACCGACGAGATATAA
- the fsa gene encoding fructose-6-phosphate aldolase yields the protein MKLFIDTANLADIKKAYKIGVLSGVTTNPSLVAKEGVKFEDRIAEILREVPEVESVSAEVTPDALTAEEMIAQANELIKINDYDKNITIKLPMTLAGLEACRYLTKKGVKTNVTLIFTVNQALLAARAGATYVSPFLGRLDDISEDGVLLVTKIAELFRTHNLDAQIIAASVRHPDHVTRVAMAGAHIATIPFSVIEQISKHPLTDQGMEKFAADWKKTAQI from the coding sequence ATGAAATTATTTATCGACACGGCGAATCTGGCAGATATCAAAAAGGCTTATAAAATCGGCGTCTTGTCCGGTGTTACGACAAACCCTTCCTTGGTCGCCAAAGAAGGCGTGAAATTCGAAGATCGCATCGCTGAGATTTTACGCGAAGTGCCTGAGGTTGAATCCGTATCGGCCGAAGTAACGCCTGATGCACTAACGGCAGAAGAGATGATAGCACAAGCGAATGAGCTGATCAAAATCAACGACTATGACAAAAACATCACCATTAAGCTTCCGATGACGCTGGCCGGTTTGGAAGCATGCCGTTACCTGACGAAGAAAGGCGTAAAAACGAACGTAACCCTGATCTTCACCGTGAATCAGGCACTCTTGGCTGCTCGCGCCGGCGCGACTTATGTTTCCCCGTTCCTCGGCCGGTTGGATGATATTTCGGAAGACGGCGTTCTGCTCGTAACGAAAATCGCTGAATTGTTCCGTACTCATAACCTGGATGCGCAAATCATCGCGGCATCTGTCCGTCACCCGGATCATGTGACACGCGTAGCCATGGCCGGCGCTCATATCGCAACGATTCCTTTCTCCGTCATCGAACAGATTTCCAAGCATCCTCTAACGGATCAAGGCATGGAAAAATTCGCTGCCGATTGGAAAAAAACAGCACAGATTTAA
- a CDS encoding glucose-6-phosphate isomerase: MTISFDYSNALSFIQQYEVDYFSEFVNAAHRMLHEKQGPGSDYLGWVNLPLEYDREEFARIKDAAKRIRGNSQALVVIGIGGSYLGARSAIEALSHTFHNQMKGNTEVYFAGQNISSTYIAHLLELLEGKDISLNVISKSGTTTEPAIAFRILRDYMEKKYGKEEARKRIFATTDQSKGALKKLADEEGYETFVIPDDVGGRYSVLTAVGLLPIATAGLDIDRMMEGAAAAAQKYNNPDLASNESYQYAAVRNALYRKGKTIELLANFEPSLHFVSEWWKQLFGESEGKDQKGLYPASVDFTTDLHSMGQYVQEGRRDLFETVLAVKKAKVEFTIQEDAGNLDGLNFVAGMTMDEVNKKAAEGTRLAHVDGGVPNLIVELDELNEYTYGEMVYFFEKACGISGLLLGVNPFDQPGVEAYKINMFALLGKPGFEAQKAELLKRLSVTGK, from the coding sequence ATGACAATTTCATTCGATTATTCCAATGCGCTATCGTTCATTCAGCAGTATGAAGTGGATTATTTCAGCGAGTTCGTGAATGCGGCTCACCGGATGCTCCATGAGAAGCAAGGCCCCGGATCCGATTATTTGGGCTGGGTGAATCTGCCGCTTGAGTATGACCGAGAAGAGTTTGCGCGAATTAAGGATGCCGCGAAACGCATTCGCGGCAATTCCCAAGCTCTGGTCGTGATTGGCATCGGCGGTTCTTATCTGGGCGCAAGATCGGCGATTGAAGCGCTGTCCCATACATTCCATAACCAAATGAAGGGCAATACCGAAGTGTATTTTGCCGGTCAAAATATCAGTTCAACCTACATCGCCCATTTATTGGAGCTGCTGGAGGGCAAAGATATATCCCTGAATGTGATTTCCAAATCGGGCACGACGACGGAACCGGCTATTGCATTCCGTATTCTGCGCGATTATATGGAGAAGAAATACGGTAAAGAAGAAGCACGCAAACGGATCTTCGCAACGACCGATCAGTCGAAGGGCGCGCTCAAGAAACTCGCCGACGAAGAAGGCTACGAAACCTTCGTCATTCCGGACGATGTAGGCGGACGTTATTCCGTTCTTACAGCGGTAGGGCTTCTGCCGATTGCGACTGCCGGACTCGACATCGACCGAATGATGGAAGGCGCGGCTGCAGCCGCGCAGAAATACAATAATCCCGATCTGGCTTCCAATGAGAGCTATCAGTACGCAGCTGTTCGCAACGCTCTTTATCGCAAAGGGAAAACCATTGAACTGCTGGCGAATTTTGAGCCGTCGCTGCATTTTGTCTCCGAATGGTGGAAACAGCTGTTCGGCGAGAGCGAAGGGAAAGACCAGAAGGGGCTTTATCCGGCATCCGTCGATTTCACGACCGATCTGCATTCCATGGGACAATATGTTCAAGAAGGTCGACGCGATCTCTTCGAGACGGTGCTTGCGGTGAAGAAGGCGAAGGTCGAGTTCACCATTCAAGAGGACGCCGGCAATCTGGACGGATTGAATTTTGTTGCGGGGATGACGATGGATGAAGTGAACAAGAAGGCAGCCGAAGGAACGCGTCTTGCCCATGTCGATGGGGGCGTTCCGAATCTAATCGTTGAACTAGACGAGCTCAATGAATATACGTACGGCGAAATGGTCTATTTCTTCGAGAAAGCTTGCGGGATCAGCGGCTTGCTGCTTGGAGTTAACCCGTTCGATCAACCCGGCGTGGAAGCGTACAAGATCAATATGTTTGCCCTGCTTGGCAAGCCTGGTTTTGAAGCGCAAAAAGCAGAGCTCTTGAAGCGTTTATCCGTTACTGGAAAGTAA
- a CDS encoding response regulator, producing MYRLLVAEDEFSTRKWLSRKIPWEELGFELVAVVENGEEAWKRLVEDRSIHVIMTDIRMPFLDGLELLHRIRDNGLRAEVIILSGFGEFEYAQRAVQHGARDYLLKPITQEQICDVFRRLVSRLDEKQLSTNQSLLVNQLKKEQLRRAKTELLQGWLVKRNKYASIERHLGMLGIVPHQAPYVAVVAEMDDYLLFNEAYSEEDKKLCLNMALNIMEEIAREHGCMESFFLEPKRFVFWMKYDPAAGDVQAFVNRLGAEFQEMIRKYIRVFSIRITVGAGSVAERLEQLPVSFNHAVKAVESKFYFGKGGLYAYQESQPADRDVTFPAEWEKHLIASLKKNDMEAALNGLEGWFNHLANHIEKESILLLVSELLFQLLKQLGELRCLPVPSDRMSCYANLLAPTETLEEMKNMVKELIGDVAKTMREETSVRNPVAQAIIYLKLNLNRDVSLQSVAGHVGMSPSYFSTIFKQTQGEGFLDYSVRLRLEKSLGLLEKTRMSVAQIGEEIGYQSYRYFIKVFKDEYGITPTQYRERLKLK from the coding sequence ATGTACCGCTTGCTCGTAGCTGAAGACGAATTTTCCACCCGAAAATGGCTTTCCCGCAAAATTCCTTGGGAAGAGCTCGGCTTCGAATTGGTCGCCGTCGTCGAGAACGGGGAAGAGGCGTGGAAGAGACTGGTCGAAGATCGGTCGATTCACGTCATCATGACCGATATCCGCATGCCTTTCTTGGACGGGCTGGAGCTGCTGCATCGAATTCGGGACAATGGACTTCGAGCGGAAGTCATCATTCTTAGCGGCTTCGGAGAGTTCGAGTACGCTCAGCGGGCGGTTCAGCACGGAGCCAGAGACTACCTGCTGAAGCCGATCACCCAAGAGCAGATCTGCGATGTATTCCGGAGACTGGTATCCCGATTGGACGAGAAGCAGCTCAGCACCAATCAGTCGCTGCTCGTCAACCAGTTGAAGAAGGAGCAGCTGCGCCGGGCGAAGACAGAGCTGCTTCAAGGATGGCTCGTAAAACGAAATAAATACGCGTCGATTGAGCGTCATCTGGGCATGCTCGGCATCGTTCCGCATCAGGCGCCTTATGTAGCGGTTGTTGCGGAGATGGACGATTATTTACTGTTCAACGAGGCGTACTCGGAAGAGGACAAGAAGCTGTGCCTGAACATGGCTCTGAACATAATGGAAGAGATTGCGCGTGAGCATGGCTGTATGGAGTCTTTCTTCCTGGAGCCTAAGCGTTTCGTGTTCTGGATGAAGTATGATCCGGCCGCCGGAGACGTGCAAGCGTTCGTCAATCGGCTCGGAGCGGAGTTCCAGGAGATGATTCGCAAGTATATCCGAGTCTTCAGCATTCGCATTACCGTCGGCGCTGGGAGCGTCGCGGAACGGCTCGAGCAGCTGCCCGTTTCGTTTAACCATGCGGTGAAGGCGGTGGAATCCAAATTCTACTTCGGCAAGGGCGGCCTGTATGCGTATCAAGAGTCGCAGCCGGCCGACCGGGATGTTACATTCCCCGCGGAATGGGAGAAGCATCTGATTGCCAGCCTGAAAAAGAACGACATGGAAGCAGCGTTGAATGGATTAGAAGGCTGGTTCAATCATTTGGCGAATCATATCGAGAAGGAATCGATTCTTCTGTTGGTTAGCGAACTGCTATTCCAGTTGCTCAAGCAGCTCGGAGAGCTGCGCTGCCTTCCCGTCCCGAGCGACAGGATGAGCTGTTATGCCAACCTGCTGGCGCCAACCGAAACGTTGGAAGAGATGAAGAATATGGTCAAGGAGCTCATCGGCGATGTTGCGAAGACGATGCGGGAAGAGACATCCGTCCGCAATCCGGTTGCGCAAGCCATCATATATTTGAAGCTCAACTTGAACCGGGATGTTTCTTTGCAAAGCGTGGCCGGGCATGTGGGAATGTCGCCTTCCTATTTCAGCACCATCTTCAAGCAGACGCAAGGGGAGGGCTTCCTCGACTATTCGGTCCGGCTGCGCCTGGAGAAATCGCTGGGGCTGCTCGAAAAAACACGCATGTCCGTCGCCCAGATTGGGGAGGAAATCGGATATCAAAGCTATCGGTACTTCATAAAAGTGTTTAAGGACGAGTATGGCATCACCCCAACCCAGTACAGGGAGCGGCTGAAATTGAAATAA
- a CDS encoding AraC family transcriptional regulator, with the protein MLTPYLNMIDHHIQYLHVQRAKPHVEFHLHRGCEIFFLIQGDVKYFVEKTVYPLRFGDLIITNEHEIHKPSFSTEALYERITIEFPPAMAELFHTDGFNPLDCFYNRPNGQRNKVAMSAKDSSLMMSLFQKYEYYQANPADGDAILKLGCFMEILVLINRLFKQQQPGNGIDPHHKLSPVLDYIELHLDRDLSLDCLEKKFYINKYYLLKLFKKHTGSTVHEYIVSKRIGMAKKLLVEGCDVMEACLKSGFNDYTSFLRMFKKKVGLLPKDYVKSVR; encoded by the coding sequence GTGCTTACACCCTATTTGAACATGATTGACCACCATATTCAGTACTTGCATGTCCAGCGGGCGAAGCCGCATGTGGAATTTCATCTGCACCGCGGGTGCGAGATTTTTTTTCTGATTCAAGGGGACGTGAAATATTTCGTAGAGAAGACGGTCTATCCGCTGCGGTTCGGCGACCTCATCATCACGAATGAGCATGAAATCCACAAACCTTCCTTTTCCACCGAAGCGCTATATGAACGGATTACGATCGAGTTCCCGCCGGCGATGGCCGAGCTCTTCCATACGGACGGATTCAATCCTCTGGACTGCTTCTATAATCGTCCGAACGGCCAGCGTAATAAAGTGGCCATGAGTGCCAAGGATTCATCGTTAATGATGAGCTTGTTCCAGAAATACGAATATTATCAGGCTAACCCGGCGGATGGCGATGCCATCTTGAAGCTGGGTTGCTTCATGGAAATACTGGTATTGATCAATCGTCTGTTCAAACAACAGCAGCCGGGCAACGGAATCGATCCGCATCACAAGCTATCGCCCGTTCTCGATTATATCGAGCTGCATCTGGATCGGGATCTATCGCTCGACTGTTTGGAGAAGAAGTTCTATATCAATAAATATTACTTGCTTAAGCTGTTCAAAAAGCATACGGGCAGCACGGTTCACGAGTACATCGTTTCCAAACGGATCGGCATGGCCAAAAAGCTGCTTGTCGAGGGATGCGATGTGATGGAAGCCTGCTTGAAATCGGGCTTCAACGACTACACGAGTTTTCTGCGGATGTTCAAGAAAAAGGTGGGGCTGCTACCGAAAGATTATGTTAAAAGCGTGAGGTAA
- the zwf gene encoding glucose-6-phosphate dehydrogenase, producing the protein MEATTFVLFGATGDLAKRKIYPALYNLFVDQKMPQSFSVIGLGRRELSDEAFRANVERSLREFSRREAHDPVVMKNFLSAFRYNVLDVSRKEDYRKLRQLIEQQEEKLRMVPNRLFYLSVGPEFFETIAANIHESGLGSANGWKRLVIEKPFGHDLQSARDLNANLSKAFTEDEIFRIDHYLGKPMVQKLEVLQQSNPVLQALWDNRHIANVQITANEIVGVEERAGYYDHVGAVRDMFQNHMLQLLMMLTIQLPNNSTSEDVRFKKKLVMDSLEPLQKEDVRSHVVRGQYEAGMIQGKPVAGYTSEPNIPAASQNDTFIAAKLQIDDYFWRGVPFYIRTGKRMKDKSTRIVIEFKEPIMQSKGTDDNKTPNLLVFEISPNEGISLQLNTRDPLHKGEFKPMHIDFHEREDNVPEAYENLIFDALHGDSTFFAHWDEVELSWQWVQPILDAYEENLVPLHLYEAGTYGPAESDALLAQDGYHWWFDDKPVQNNEAIKGEQYAYHTNN; encoded by the coding sequence ATGGAGGCAACCACGTTTGTCTTGTTTGGAGCGACAGGGGATTTAGCCAAAAGAAAAATTTACCCTGCCCTATACAATTTGTTCGTCGATCAGAAGATGCCTCAATCCTTCTCCGTGATCGGCCTTGGAAGAAGAGAACTATCCGATGAAGCCTTTCGTGCAAACGTCGAGCGTTCTCTCCGTGAGTTTTCCAGGCGCGAAGCGCATGATCCCGTTGTAATGAAAAATTTCTTGAGCGCATTCCGCTACAATGTGCTCGATGTAAGCCGTAAAGAGGATTACCGGAAGCTGCGCCAGCTTATTGAACAGCAGGAAGAAAAGCTTCGCATGGTGCCAAATCGCCTGTTTTATTTGTCCGTGGGACCTGAATTTTTTGAAACAATCGCAGCCAACATCCACGAAAGCGGACTTGGTTCCGCGAATGGCTGGAAGCGTCTGGTGATCGAGAAGCCTTTCGGACATGATTTGCAATCTGCCCGGGATTTGAATGCAAATCTGAGCAAAGCTTTTACGGAAGATGAAATTTTTCGAATCGACCATTATCTCGGCAAGCCGATGGTACAGAAGCTCGAGGTTCTGCAGCAGAGCAATCCGGTCCTTCAGGCTTTATGGGATAACCGTCATATTGCTAACGTCCAAATAACGGCGAACGAAATCGTCGGTGTTGAAGAACGAGCCGGCTATTACGATCATGTTGGTGCAGTAAGAGACATGTTCCAAAACCATATGCTGCAATTGCTCATGATGCTGACGATCCAGCTCCCGAACAACAGTACTTCAGAGGATGTCCGTTTCAAAAAGAAACTGGTGATGGATTCCCTGGAGCCGCTGCAAAAAGAAGATGTCAGATCCCATGTTGTGCGCGGGCAGTATGAAGCAGGCATGATCCAAGGGAAACCGGTGGCCGGTTATACATCAGAGCCAAACATTCCCGCAGCTTCGCAAAACGACACGTTTATCGCAGCTAAGCTGCAAATCGACGATTATTTTTGGCGGGGCGTTCCTTTCTACATCCGTACAGGCAAAAGAATGAAGGACAAATCGACGCGAATCGTAATCGAGTTCAAAGAACCGATTATGCAGTCGAAGGGAACCGATGATAATAAAACGCCTAATCTTCTCGTATTTGAAATTAGCCCCAACGAAGGCATTTCGCTGCAATTAAACACAAGAGATCCTCTGCACAAAGGGGAGTTCAAGCCCATGCATATCGACTTTCATGAGAGGGAAGACAATGTGCCCGAGGCTTACGAGAATTTGATCTTCGATGCTTTGCACGGTGATTCTACCTTCTTCGCGCACTGGGATGAAGTCGAATTGTCATGGCAGTGGGTGCAGCCGATCTTGGATGCATACGAAGAGAACCTTGTGCCGCTTCATCTCTACGAAGCTGGAACCTACGGACCTGCCGAGTCCGATGCGCTGCTGGCACAGGACGGCTATCATTGGTGGTTCGATGATAAGCCGGTACAAAACAACGAAGCCATAAAAGGAGAACAATATGCCTATCACACAAACAATTGA
- the tkt gene encoding transketolase, which produces MTQTIDQLSVDTIRTLSIDAINAANSGHPGLPMGAAPMAYALWGKQLNHNPAHSKWFNRDRFVLSAGHGSALLYSLLHLSGYDVSIEDVKQFRKLNSRTPGHPEFGHTDGVDATTGPLGQGIAMAVGMAMAEAHLASKFNQSGYAVVDHYTYALVGDGCLMEGISYEAMSMAGHMKLGKLVVLYDSNDISLDGELNLSFGENMQKRAESANWHYLRVEDGNDIEQIAKAIEAGKQNDSQPTLIEVRTIIGYGSKVAGTNKAHGVPLGKEEAKATKEAYGWTHEEEFTVPAEVRAHFSQLKQQGEAKEAAWNQLIASYKAQHPALGLELAQVIEGTVVIDAADILTFDTSKSLSTRVASGQAINHFVQSVPSIFGGSADLSHSTMTDISGEQVFAIESYAGRNIYFGVREHAMGAAGNGMALHGGVKPFVSTFFVFSDYLRPSIRLAALQKLPVTYVFTHDSVAVGEDGPTHEPVEHLAALRTIPGLTVIRPTDANETANAWAYALQQNEGPVALVLSRQNLPIYEATKGNVEAVAKGGYILTETNSQPDVILIGTGSEVSLAVSAKSELEKDNISVRVVAMPSRELFDRQSEAYKQSVLPASVTKRLAIEAGISLGWERYTGPGGSVLSIDTFGASGPGTEVMEYFGFSVDNVVRLTKQLR; this is translated from the coding sequence ATCACACAAACAATTGATCAACTGTCTGTCGATACGATCCGTACATTGTCGATCGATGCCATCAACGCCGCCAATTCCGGACATCCGGGGCTGCCAATGGGAGCTGCGCCTATGGCGTATGCCCTGTGGGGCAAACAGCTCAATCATAATCCGGCTCATTCAAAATGGTTTAACCGCGATCGCTTCGTCCTGTCCGCAGGCCACGGCTCGGCATTGCTTTACAGTCTTCTGCATTTGTCCGGCTATGACGTCTCCATAGAAGATGTGAAGCAGTTCCGCAAGCTGAACAGCAGAACGCCGGGGCATCCTGAATTTGGCCATACCGATGGGGTAGATGCTACAACCGGGCCATTAGGACAAGGAATTGCGATGGCAGTAGGCATGGCGATGGCTGAAGCGCATCTGGCTTCGAAATTCAACCAAAGCGGGTACGCGGTCGTCGATCATTACACGTATGCGCTTGTCGGAGATGGCTGCTTGATGGAAGGAATCTCTTACGAGGCCATGTCGATGGCAGGACATATGAAGCTGGGCAAATTAGTTGTCTTGTATGATTCCAACGACATCTCCTTGGATGGGGAACTTAATCTCTCCTTCGGAGAGAACATGCAGAAGCGAGCGGAATCCGCAAACTGGCACTATCTACGTGTTGAAGATGGCAACGATATCGAGCAAATTGCTAAGGCAATTGAAGCTGGCAAGCAAAATGATTCCCAGCCGACGCTTATCGAAGTGCGGACGATAATCGGTTACGGAAGCAAAGTAGCGGGTACGAATAAAGCGCATGGCGTTCCGCTTGGCAAAGAAGAAGCAAAAGCAACCAAGGAAGCTTACGGATGGACGCATGAGGAAGAATTCACGGTTCCAGCAGAAGTCCGAGCTCATTTTTCTCAGCTTAAACAACAAGGCGAGGCGAAAGAAGCGGCGTGGAATCAATTGATCGCCTCTTATAAAGCCCAGCATCCAGCACTTGGCTTGGAGCTTGCGCAAGTCATCGAAGGTACCGTCGTGATCGATGCCGCGGACATCCTTACCTTCGATACGTCCAAGTCGCTTTCGACTCGCGTAGCAAGCGGTCAGGCGATCAATCATTTCGTACAATCGGTTCCTTCGATCTTCGGCGGCAGCGCGGACTTGTCCCACTCGACGATGACCGATATTAGCGGCGAGCAAGTATTTGCCATTGAATCCTACGCGGGCCGCAATATCTACTTCGGCGTCCGCGAGCATGCAATGGGCGCAGCCGGTAACGGGATGGCTCTGCACGGCGGTGTGAAACCATTCGTAAGCACGTTTTTCGTGTTCAGCGATTATCTGCGTCCGTCGATTCGACTGGCAGCCCTGCAGAAACTGCCTGTCACTTACGTGTTTACCCATGATTCCGTAGCCGTGGGCGAAGATGGACCTACGCATGAGCCAGTCGAACATCTGGCTGCGCTGCGAACCATCCCGGGACTTACGGTCATTCGTCCTACCGATGCCAATGAAACGGCTAATGCATGGGCCTATGCCTTGCAGCAAAATGAAGGTCCGGTAGCCCTCGTGCTGAGCAGACAGAACCTGCCGATCTATGAAGCAACAAAAGGCAATGTGGAGGCGGTAGCCAAAGGAGGCTATATCCTTACGGAAACCAACAGCCAACCGGATGTCATCCTGATCGGAACCGGCTCTGAAGTTTCCCTGGCCGTGAGCGCCAAGTCTGAGCTCGAGAAGGATAATATCTCGGTACGCGTCGTTGCCATGCCGAGCCGAGAGCTCTTCGACCGTCAATCCGAAGCTTATAAGCAGTCGGTACTGCCCGCTTCCGTCACGAAGCGTTTAGCGATTGAAGCCGGCATTTCGCTTGGTTGGGAGCGTTACACGGGACCTGGCGGCAGCGTATTGTCCATCGATACGTTCGGAGCTTCTGGACCAGGCACGGAGGTCATGGAATACTTTGGCTTCTCCGTGGATAATGTCGTTCGTTTAACGAAACAATTACGATAG